In the genome of Kwoniella shivajii chromosome 5, complete sequence, one region contains:
- a CDS encoding histone acetyltransferase ESA1: protein MAPSTPSTPHGGGRAGSDGGSPAPTVATPGTYSLEDVIPGVKIFVRKPLPNGQEEQRKAEILSTRPKPKPSAFAPPPAPDAPPPDPRDDTEYYVHYVEFNKRLDEWVGGSRLIIDKEMEWPKAKEDDKKKKEKIGKVPSTPGSSTPSRINGSPRPSGSLLKKAATKAASAVGKAHPLAKGSSKGKIPSKRKGKDQPDLDDDEDEDQDEDDADSIDADGDISMIGSDGGTGGGKSQKGQGDEDGEGEIDLSGPINPQAAPKVFSKKQEIEKLRTSGSMTQSHSEVSRVKNLDKLQIGKHEVETWYFSPYPIEYAHLPVLYICEFCLLYYPSFTQLKRHRNKCNLLHPPGNEIYRHEDISFFEIDGRRQRTWCRNLCLISKCFLDHKTLYYDVDPFMYYCMTVKDDYGCHLIGYFSKEKESPEGYNVACILTLPQHQRKGYGRLLIEFSYELSKVEGKLGSPEKPLSDLGLLGYRAYWQEKIVELLLDSDDEISLEEIAQKTAITHGDIMHTCQALQMIKYYKGGHIIHLTDAVLEQHQKTMSKNRRSINPAALKWKPPVFSRAQLAFGF, encoded by the exons ATGGCTCCTTCAACGCCTTCCACACCTCATGGCGGTGGAAGGGCAGGTAGTGATGGGGGGTCTCCCGCACCGACCGTTGCTACTCCTGGTACATATTCATTAGAA GATGTTATACCCGGAGTCAAAATATTTGTTCGAAAACCATTACCAAAtggacaagaagaacaacgaAAAGCAGAGATATTATCGACGAGACCTAAACCCAAACCATCAGCGTTCGCACCACCCCCTGCACCTGATGCACCACCTCCTGATCCAAGAGACGACACGGAATATTACGTGCATTATGTTGAATTTAACAAACGTTTGGATGAATGGGTCGGTGGAAGTAGATTGATAATTGACAAAGAGATGGAATGGcctaaagctaaagaagatgacaagaaaaagaaagaaaaaatcGGCAAAGTACCTTCTACACCTGGATCTTCAACGCCTTCAAGGATAAATGGATCACCTAGACCTTCAGGTAGTCTACTTAAAAAAGCAGCCACTAAAGCTGCTTCGGCAGTGGGGAAAGCTCATCCATTAGCAAAGGGCTCATCAAAGGGCAAAATACcctcaaagagaaagggaaaagatcAACCTGActtagatgatgatgaggacgaagaccaagatgaagacgacgcAGATTCCATTGATGCAGATGGTGATATTTCCATGATAGGCTCAGATGGCGGTACTGGTGGTGGTAAATCTCAAAAGGGacaaggagatgaagatggtgaaggtgaaatcgaTTTATCAGGCCCAATAAATCCACAGGCTGCGCCCAAAGTGTTCTCAAAAAAacaagaaatcgaaaaattGAGAACATCAGGATCAATGACACAATCACACTCGGAAGTATCAAGAGTCAAGAATTTAGATAAATTACAAATCGGTAAACATGAAGTTGAAACGTGGTATTTTTCACCTTATCCAATTGAATATGCTCATCTACCTGTATTATACATTTGTGAATTTTGTTTGTTATATTATCCAAGTTTCACACAGCTGAAAAGACATCGAAATAAATGTAATTTATTACATCCACCTGGGAATGAAATTTATCGACATGAAGATATTTCTTTTTTCGAAATTGATGGTAGACGTCAAAGAACTTGGTGTAGAAATTTATGTTTAATTTCAAAATGTTTTTTGGATCACAAAACGCTCTATtatgatgttgatccttTCATGTATTACTGCATGACTGTGAAAGATGATTATGGTTGTCATTTAATTGGTTATTTctcaaaagaaaaagaatctCCTGAAGGTTATAACGTAGCTTGTATCTTAACTCtacctcaacatcaacggAAAGGTTATGGGAGACTTTTAATCGAATTCTCATATGAATTATCAAAGGTAGAAGGGAAATTGGGTAGTCCGGAAAAACCATTATCGGATTTAGGTTTATTGGGTTATAGAGCTTATTGGCAAGAGAAAATAGTGGAACTACTATTggatagtgatgatgagattagTTTGGAAGAAATCGCTCAGAAAACAGCCATCACTCATGGTGATATCATGCACAC ctgTCAAGCACTTCAGATGATCAAATACTATAAAGGCGGACATATTATACATCTGACCGATGCGGTTCTGGAACAACATCAAAAGACAATGTCCAAAAATAGAAGGTCGATCAATCCAGCAGCGTTAAAATGGAAACCACCTGTATTCAGTCGTGCTCAATTAGCTTTTGGTTTCTAA